One Deltaproteobacteria bacterium genomic region harbors:
- a CDS encoding nitroreductase family protein, translated as MDFKELLEKRRAVRDFEDKEVPVDLIREIIADSIKAPNASNLQPWKFIIINNRAMMKRISDASKKTIIAGIEKDPNSPMKGYLEILKNESFNVFYNAPGLVAIVGRLKGATIAIDCALAAAYFMLSAASRGLGTCFVAQGAEVRDPELLMEIGLPEGYRIWAPIILGYPNNIPSMPERKEPDILKIIL; from the coding sequence ATGGACTTCAAAGAATTATTGGAAAAAAGACGGGCTGTCAGAGACTTCGAGGATAAAGAGGTCCCGGTGGATTTGATCAGAGAAATCATCGCCGACAGCATCAAAGCCCCTAACGCCAGCAACCTCCAGCCCTGGAAATTCATTATAATCAACAATCGGGCAATGATGAAAAGGATTTCCGATGCCAGCAAAAAGACGATCATCGCCGGCATTGAAAAAGACCCCAATTCGCCCATGAAGGGTTATCTGGAGATCCTGAAGAATGAAAGCTTCAATGTCTTTTACAATGCCCCTGGTCTGGTAGCTATTGTCGGCCGTCTCAAGGGGGCTACCATCGCCATCGATTGTGCACTCGCCGCTGCTTATTTTATGCTCTCAGCCGCATCCAGGGGTCTGGGCACCTGCTTCGTCGCCCAGGGGGCGGAAGTCAGGGATCCCGAGCTTTTGATGGAAATCGGTCTGCCTGAGGGATATCGGATATGGGCCCCCATCATCCTGGGCTATCCCAATAATATTCCCTCCATGCCGGAGCGAAAAGAACCCGATATCCTGAAAATCATCTTATAA